A genomic region of Mesorhizobium sp. NZP2077 contains the following coding sequences:
- a CDS encoding hydrogenase maturation protease, with the protein MIIVIGCGNLNRQDDGVGIEVIRALRHRNLEGPDVKLLDAGTDGMSVMFAARGCTSLIVVDASKTGVTPGAIHEVPGTVLERPYVPGLNLHDFRWDAALYAGRQIFREEFPTDVTVFLIEAAELGFGIGLSHDVAASAEQVSRRIEVLIGAMLANVPA; encoded by the coding sequence ATGATCATCGTCATCGGCTGCGGAAATCTGAACCGGCAAGACGATGGGGTGGGCATAGAGGTCATACGCGCGTTGCGGCACCGCAACCTCGAAGGACCGGATGTCAAATTGCTGGACGCCGGTACGGACGGCATGTCGGTCATGTTTGCCGCGCGCGGTTGCACGTCCTTGATCGTGGTCGATGCGTCAAAAACCGGGGTAACGCCAGGCGCCATTCACGAGGTGCCTGGCACTGTCCTTGAACGCCCCTATGTCCCCGGTCTCAACCTTCATGATTTCCGCTGGGACGCGGCCCTTTATGCCGGACGGCAGATTTTCCGCGAGGAGTTTCCCACCGACGTGACGGTCTTTTTGATAGAGGCGGCCGAACTTGGCTTCGGCATAGGGTTGTCGCACGATGTCGCTGCATCGGCTGAGCAGGTTTCACGGCGTATCGAGGTGCTCATCGGCGCAATGTTGGCCAACGTGCCCGCATGA
- a CDS encoding nickel-dependent hydrogenase large subunit, translated as MSAAVQTLDISPVGRVEGDLDVRVDIQNGVVVNAWTQAELFRGFEIILRDKDPQAGLVVTPRACGICGASHLTCAAWALDTAWKAEVPRNAILARNLGQIVESLQSLPRHHYGLFMIDYTHKNYSHSKYYEEAVKRWSPYTGTNYELGVTISGRPVEIYALLGGQWPHSSYMVPGGVMCAPTLTDVTRAWSILEHFRRNWMEPVWLGCSFERYEQIRSYDDFMAWLDERPEHANSDLGMFWRMSVDVGVDKYGKGHGKYVSWGYLPHEDKYNRPTIENRNASLLMKSGVYDGAADTHKLMDQVHTREDVLHAWYDEPSGKHPFDRTTKAVGKNPVEYDNQYSWSTAVRHDNNGRLEAGPLARQLIAGGSHGESWQHHDPLVLDMYKKLGGASVMLRHFARMHEGVKLYRQAEHALREFRLNDPWYVKPTEKDGRGWGATEAIRGALCHWIEVQNGKIKNYQIIAPTTWNVGPRSDGGELGPIEQALIGTPIADPSDPVEVGHVCRSYDSCLVCTVHAHDASTGTELARFRTA; from the coding sequence ATGTCAGCTGCTGTTCAAACACTTGATATTTCTCCTGTCGGCCGTGTCGAGGGCGATCTCGACGTGCGCGTCGACATCCAAAATGGCGTTGTCGTCAACGCCTGGACGCAAGCCGAACTGTTCCGCGGGTTCGAGATTATCCTGCGCGACAAGGATCCGCAGGCGGGGCTGGTCGTCACGCCGCGCGCTTGCGGTATTTGCGGCGCCTCGCACCTGACCTGCGCGGCCTGGGCGCTCGATACCGCCTGGAAAGCCGAGGTTCCCCGCAACGCCATCCTTGCGCGCAATCTCGGGCAGATCGTCGAAAGCCTGCAGAGCTTGCCAAGACACCATTACGGCCTGTTCATGATCGACTACACGCACAAGAACTATTCGCATTCGAAATACTATGAGGAGGCGGTCAAGCGCTGGTCGCCATACACCGGCACCAACTATGAACTTGGCGTGACGATCTCTGGACGACCCGTTGAAATCTATGCCCTGCTGGGGGGCCAGTGGCCGCATTCCAGCTACATGGTGCCTGGCGGCGTGATGTGTGCGCCCACGCTTACTGACGTAACCCGGGCCTGGTCCATCCTCGAGCATTTCCGCCGCAACTGGATGGAGCCGGTTTGGCTGGGCTGCTCCTTCGAACGCTACGAGCAAATTCGTTCCTATGACGATTTCATGGCCTGGCTTGACGAGCGCCCCGAGCACGCGAACTCGGATCTGGGCATGTTTTGGCGCATGAGCGTGGACGTCGGTGTCGACAAGTATGGCAAAGGTCATGGGAAATACGTTTCGTGGGGCTACTTGCCGCATGAGGACAAGTACAATCGGCCGACGATCGAAAACCGCAACGCCTCGCTGCTGATGAAAAGCGGTGTCTATGACGGGGCGGCCGATACCCACAAGCTGATGGACCAGGTCCACACTAGAGAGGACGTCTTGCATGCCTGGTACGACGAGCCGAGCGGAAAGCATCCGTTCGATCGCACGACAAAGGCCGTCGGCAAGAATCCCGTCGAATACGATAATCAATACTCATGGTCGACCGCGGTGCGCCACGACAATAACGGTCGGCTCGAAGCTGGACCCTTGGCCCGCCAGCTTATCGCAGGTGGTAGCCACGGAGAAAGCTGGCAGCATCACGACCCGCTTGTTCTTGACATGTACAAGAAACTTGGCGGGGCCAGTGTCATGCTGCGTCACTTCGCCCGCATGCACGAGGGCGTTAAGCTCTATCGTCAGGCCGAGCATGCACTGCGCGAGTTTCGCCTCAATGACCCGTGGTACGTCAAGCCGACGGAGAAGGACGGCCGCGGCTGGGGAGCCACCGAAGCCATCCGCGGTGCGCTTTGTCATTGGATCGAGGTGCAAAACGGCAAGATCAAGAACTACCAGATCATCGCGCCGACCACTTGGAATGTCGGGCCAAGATCGGACGGTGGCGAGCTTGGCCCGATCGAGCAGGCGCTGATCGGCACGCCGATCGCGGATCCAAGTGATCCCGTCGAGGTCGGCCATGTCTGCCGCTCGTATGATTCCTGTCTTGTCTGTACCGTGCACGCCCATGATGCCAGCACCGGGACAGAACTCGCACGCTTCCGCACGGCTTGA